A single Aerosakkonema funiforme FACHB-1375 DNA region contains:
- a CDS encoding glycosyltransferase family 9 protein — protein sequence MRVVALVPGGIGDQILFFPTLDDLKRNYPEADIDVVVEPRSRGAYRVCRSVSETIPYDFKDRNSLADWGNILGTIRDREYDVALCLEKSWQVSLLLWMTGIPKRVGYSAVGTTFLTDSVPLKTEQYAAWMYHDLLQGLGISTPCPDLTINLPKQDIQWAEAEQKRLGINESGYILIDPGASQMSQDKGIDNIYPVRNWQQIIQECQQRQPDMPIVLVQGSEDIQFVSQLLQSSSHLKVTAPGDIGKLAATIAGANLILCTDSTPMHLAVAVQTYTIALFGPTDPKKLLPQSDRVLGIKSPTGKMADISPKEVLQKVWGG from the coding sequence AGATTCTGTTTTTTCCGACCCTGGACGACCTGAAGCGTAACTATCCGGAAGCCGACATTGACGTGGTTGTGGAACCTCGGTCTAGGGGCGCGTACCGGGTATGCAGGTCAGTTAGCGAAACGATTCCCTACGACTTCAAAGATCGCAACAGTTTAGCAGATTGGGGCAACATACTGGGTACGATTCGCGATCGCGAGTACGATGTAGCCCTTTGCTTGGAAAAAAGTTGGCAAGTAAGTCTATTGCTTTGGATGACGGGAATTCCCAAGCGAGTTGGCTACAGCGCCGTCGGCACAACTTTTCTCACCGACTCCGTTCCCCTCAAAACCGAGCAGTACGCTGCTTGGATGTACCACGACCTGCTGCAAGGATTGGGTATTAGCACGCCTTGTCCCGACTTAACGATCAACTTACCAAAACAAGACATTCAGTGGGCAGAAGCCGAACAAAAACGTTTGGGAATCAACGAAAGCGGTTACATCCTCATCGACCCAGGTGCCAGCCAAATGTCACAAGACAAGGGTATTGACAATATCTACCCAGTCAGAAACTGGCAGCAGATTATTCAAGAATGCCAGCAACGTCAACCGGATATGCCGATCGTGCTAGTTCAAGGATCGGAAGATATCCAGTTTGTCAGCCAGCTGTTGCAATCTTCCTCTCATCTCAAGGTAACCGCACCGGGGGATATCGGCAAATTGGCCGCAACGATCGCCGGTGCCAATTTGATACTTTGTACCGATAGTACACCGATGCACTTGGCTGTTGCAGTTCAAACTTATACCATTGCCTTGTTTGGCCCCACAGACCCGAAAAAATTGCTGCCCCAGAGCGATCGCGTTCTCGGCATCAAATCCCCCACAGGCAAAATGGCAGATATCTCGCCAAAAGAAGTTCTACAAAAAGTTTGGGGTGGGTGA
- a CDS encoding CRR6 family NdhI maturation factor, which translates to MTIAIAVNSDYLNNLDLSPAERVIEKLLQEGAIASSEQQLHFEIDYTREETDPRELSEIPEVRLWFVRLDARYPWLPFLLDWKAGELARYAAMLVPHQFSRKDGIQYNPEALEIFVMAKLFVLTDWMKNRGVESRSRLKSMAQMFGYELDDGLFDLLN; encoded by the coding sequence ATGACTATTGCGATCGCTGTCAACTCGGACTATCTCAACAACTTGGATCTCTCCCCTGCCGAAAGGGTTATTGAAAAATTACTGCAAGAAGGGGCGATCGCATCTAGCGAACAGCAGTTGCACTTTGAGATTGACTACACCCGCGAAGAAACAGATCCGCGAGAGCTCTCAGAAATTCCGGAAGTGCGGCTGTGGTTTGTCAGACTGGACGCTCGCTATCCCTGGTTGCCGTTTTTATTGGATTGGAAAGCAGGCGAACTAGCCCGCTACGCAGCGATGCTGGTGCCGCACCAGTTCAGCCGCAAAGATGGCATCCAGTACAATCCAGAAGCCTTAGAAATCTTCGTGATGGCAAAGTTATTTGTCTTAACGGATTGGATGAAAAATCGTGGAGTGGAAAGTCGATCGCGCTTAAAGTCAATGGCTCAGATGTTCGGCTACGAACTGGATGATGGCTTGTTCGACTTGTTGAATTAG
- a CDS encoding Fur family transcriptional regulator, which translates to MENEVIRRESEQGSTQIATKPIRSLEDALEKCQAMGMRLSRQRRFILELLWQAQEHLSAREIYNRLNLLGKNIGHTSVYQNLEALSAQGIIECVERSDGRLYGNISDSHSHVNCMDTNQILDVYVELPEELLKQIEQQTGVKITDYSINFYGYRIGEAKSNQQ; encoded by the coding sequence ATGGAAAATGAAGTGATTCGGCGAGAATCGGAGCAAGGTTCCACTCAGATTGCTACTAAGCCAATCCGTTCTTTAGAAGATGCCCTAGAAAAATGTCAAGCAATGGGAATGCGCTTGAGCCGTCAGCGTCGATTTATATTAGAATTGCTTTGGCAAGCGCAAGAACACCTATCTGCCCGCGAAATTTATAACCGCCTCAATTTGCTGGGTAAAAATATCGGTCATACTTCTGTTTATCAAAACTTGGAAGCCCTATCGGCACAAGGAATTATAGAGTGTGTTGAGCGCTCGGACGGTCGTCTGTACGGTAATATCAGCGATTCTCACAGCCACGTCAATTGTATGGATACAAATCAAATCTTGGATGTGTACGTAGAACTTCCTGAAGAGTTGCTCAAGCAAATTGAGCAACAAACGGGAGTGAAAATTACCGATTACAGCATTAATTTTTACGGTTATCGCATAGGGGAAGCAAAATCAAACCAGCAATAG